In bacterium, one genomic interval encodes:
- a CDS encoding metallophosphoesterase family protein: MRHALISDIHANLEALEAVLNDVSTQRIDAIHCLGDVVGYGSDPLACLELVRANCETMLLGNHEHAALGHMDQENLNPVAQISLTWTQGQLNDRAFSIIAEFVMTRSFANFQLVHASPYLPGEWHYILTNTEADAAFRSFAEQLCFVGHTHLPMIFTEVATGEHRRKVGHDFEPDDESRYIVNVGSVGQPRDNDPRSCYAIFDTEMQEVLYRRVEYDIQKTQQKMQQANLPAMLINRLAAGR; encoded by the coding sequence ATGAGGCATGCGCTGATATCGGACATCCATGCCAATCTGGAAGCATTGGAAGCGGTCCTCAATGATGTCTCGACTCAACGGATCGACGCCATCCACTGCCTCGGCGATGTGGTCGGATACGGGTCCGATCCGCTTGCCTGCCTGGAACTGGTGCGCGCCAACTGCGAGACAATGTTACTCGGGAATCATGAACACGCGGCCCTTGGCCATATGGATCAGGAGAACCTGAACCCCGTGGCCCAGATCTCTCTGACCTGGACCCAGGGCCAGTTGAACGATCGAGCTTTCTCGATCATTGCTGAGTTCGTCATGACCAGATCGTTCGCCAATTTTCAGTTGGTCCACGCCTCTCCCTATCTCCCCGGCGAGTGGCATTATATCCTGACCAACACCGAGGCGGACGCCGCCTTCCGGAGCTTCGCCGAACAGCTCTGCTTTGTGGGACATACCCACCTCCCGATGATCTTCACCGAGGTTGCGACCGGTGAACATCGGCGCAAAGTCGGCCATGATTTCGAACCCGATGACGAGTCACGATACATTGTAAATGTCGGTTCTGTCGGACAGCCGCGCGACAATGACCCGCGCTCCTGCTATGCTATCTTCGATACGGAAATGCAGGAAGTGCTGTATCGCCGGGTCGAATATGACATACAGAAAACACAACAGAAAATGCAGCAAGCGAATCTTCCAGCCATGCTGATCAACCGATTAGCGGCAGGAAGGTAG
- a CDS encoding FHA domain-containing protein has translation MPEIIVKYDDKVIERIVTEKKRISIGRTNDNDIVLENRGVSRKHAMIEFNNNAAVIIDNESLNGTFVNNRKVTEEVLRDQDIIMIGKYSLIYRRDSAPAEEAADMDGTMVLNTKKQKELIENDRVEREIVAKYGGSVLLGEDNADFSEFRLDRDVTTIGKAKFVHVHAKGFLLSGIQAKIVQEPGCFCIVNLGRNGKTKVNGEVVARAVLKNGDIVSVGKTSFKFVEGQNK, from the coding sequence ATGCCGGAGATAATTGTCAAATATGATGACAAGGTTATCGAACGGATCGTCACCGAAAAGAAACGGATCTCGATCGGTCGAACCAACGATAATGACATCGTGCTCGAAAACCGGGGCGTCTCGCGTAAACACGCGATGATCGAATTCAACAACAACGCGGCCGTGATCATCGACAACGAATCGCTCAACGGCACCTTCGTCAACAACCGCAAGGTGACTGAGGAAGTCCTCCGCGATCAGGACATCATCATGATCGGTAAGTACTCCCTCATCTACCGCCGGGACTCCGCTCCCGCGGAAGAAGCTGCGGATATGGATGGCACCATGGTGCTCAATACCAAAAAGCAGAAAGAGCTGATCGAAAACGATCGCGTCGAGCGCGAGATCGTCGCCAAGTACGGCGGCTCCGTCCTGCTCGGCGAAGACAACGCCGACTTCTCGGAGTTCCGTCTTGATCGCGATGTCACCACCATCGGCAAAGCCAAATTCGTTCACGTCCATGCCAAGGGCTTCCTGCTCTCCGGCATCCAGGCCAAGATCGTTCAGGAACCGGGATGTTTCTGCATCGTGAATCTCGGACGTAACGGCAAAACAAAAGTGAATGGCGAAGTCGTCGCCCGCGCCGTCCTCAAAAACGGCGATATCGTTTCAGTCGGCAAGACCTCCTTCAAGTTTGTTGAGGGTCAGAATAAATGA
- a CDS encoding electron transfer flavoprotein subunit alpha/FixB family protein, which yields MKTLVVALQKDGKLVSASLEAIEVAKSVGGELFTAILAGDASTLAADLASKGGGKVLAVSDPSLKYFTDDLYASVISGLVKKYAVELVICPATFYGKALLGRLAAVHSGSMASDVTQITNDGGTVKVTRPSFGGSVVSQVASSGGTFFVSLRPKIYPESKAGAGEVVVEAMAAAVSGKATVKEMKQESSGTANLAEADVIVSAGRGIKGPENVQLVKDLAAALGGAFGASRAIVDAGWVPYATQVGQTGRTVNPKLYVAVGISGAIQHLVGMQTAKTIVAINKDKDAPIFNIASYGIVGDLFELVPALTARFKQELHK from the coding sequence ATGAAAACTCTTGTTGTTGCGCTGCAAAAGGATGGAAAGCTCGTATCGGCCTCGCTAGAGGCGATAGAGGTTGCCAAGTCAGTGGGAGGCGAGCTATTCACCGCCATTTTGGCGGGGGATGCATCGACGTTAGCGGCCGATCTCGCGTCCAAAGGGGGCGGCAAGGTCCTCGCGGTTTCTGATCCGTCTCTGAAGTATTTCACCGATGATCTGTACGCCTCGGTCATTTCCGGCCTGGTCAAGAAGTATGCGGTTGAGCTGGTGATCTGCCCGGCGACGTTTTACGGGAAGGCACTGTTGGGGCGCCTGGCGGCAGTCCACTCTGGTAGTATGGCCTCGGATGTTACCCAAATTACCAACGATGGTGGTACGGTCAAAGTGACCCGACCGTCGTTTGGTGGCTCGGTTGTCTCACAGGTAGCGTCTTCGGGTGGGACTTTCTTCGTCTCTCTTCGTCCAAAGATCTACCCTGAATCAAAGGCTGGAGCGGGAGAAGTGGTGGTCGAGGCGATGGCTGCGGCCGTCTCCGGAAAAGCGACTGTCAAAGAGATGAAGCAGGAATCATCCGGCACCGCCAATTTGGCGGAAGCGGACGTGATTGTTTCTGCTGGCCGCGGCATCAAAGGTCCGGAGAATGTGCAGTTGGTGAAAGATCTGGCGGCGGCGTTGGGCGGAGCTTTTGGAGCTTCGCGAGCTATCGTGGATGCCGGCTGGGTGCCATATGCCACCCAGGTGGGACAGACCGGTCGAACGGTCAACCCGAAGCTGTATGTAGCAGTGGGGATTTCCGGAGCTATCCAGCATTTGGTCGGGATGCAGACCGCCAAAACGATAGTTGCTATTAATAAGGATAAGGATGCTCCCATTTTCAATATCGCCAGCTATGGCATAGTGGGGGATCTGTTTGAGCTGGTTCCGGCATTGACGGCCAGGTTCAAGCAGGAGTTACATAAGTAG
- a CDS encoding PKD domain-containing protein, with the protein MRLVALSCLLIIFAMLSMLLSVGCDDLTTEVNNNTYFDSTLGEDCLRCHSDDDNAIKQPKGQWAISQHASPELIEATVMLNTEERKTNVCGPQCHTSEGFIAFTANGSTSAQQTPSVIDCFTCHMPHTGDYGSWKIDTLRGFEVPVILAGDFDYDMGNSNMCVTCHQAETVPVIPTNALSVRLDTLGMDGPHNSAQAHMLIGKGGFRFTSDAVTNSHASVETKEGCLSCHFGTGLGYQFGEHTFRLEDDQTNEQYVANCNLSGCHISTPPSIADFDDTQIQDSIRSLSSTLAGYLLSAHILTGADEDSTEYYIDSTVSADAARILYNYLFVKKDGSRGIHNANYAVVLLTESVDRWDSIPQASFSADTTQGCVQLAVNFTNTSTGAINSYKWDFGTDNLDSAITRDAAFTFVKADTYLVKLTITGIAGQDSYTQVIIVDSIPTTDIVASDSTVDAGVPVNFTQTSTHASRFLWDFGDGRLDSTSTNPSISYSVAGTFVVRFTVTNTCSTATDSVSIDVVVP; encoded by the coding sequence ATGCGCCTAGTCGCCCTCTCCTGTTTATTGATCATCTTTGCAATGCTCTCCATGCTTCTGTCGGTTGGTTGCGATGACCTGACAACTGAGGTCAATAACAACACCTACTTTGACAGCACCCTCGGAGAGGACTGCCTGCGCTGTCACAGCGACGATGATAACGCGATCAAACAACCCAAAGGTCAATGGGCGATCTCGCAACATGCCTCTCCTGAACTGATCGAAGCCACCGTGATGCTCAATACCGAAGAGCGCAAGACCAACGTCTGTGGCCCACAATGCCATACCAGTGAAGGATTTATCGCCTTCACCGCGAACGGCTCTACCTCGGCCCAACAAACCCCCTCGGTGATTGATTGCTTCACCTGTCATATGCCCCATACCGGCGACTACGGTAGCTGGAAGATTGACACTTTGCGCGGATTCGAAGTCCCGGTCATACTGGCCGGCGACTTTGACTATGACATGGGGAACTCAAACATGTGTGTCACTTGCCACCAGGCAGAGACAGTCCCCGTTATCCCGACCAATGCCCTCTCCGTTCGACTGGACACGCTTGGGATGGACGGTCCGCACAATAGCGCACAGGCCCACATGTTGATCGGCAAGGGGGGCTTCCGCTTCACTTCGGATGCCGTCACCAACTCGCATGCGTCCGTCGAGACCAAAGAGGGATGCCTCTCCTGTCACTTCGGGACCGGCCTCGGCTACCAATTCGGCGAACATACCTTCCGCCTCGAAGATGACCAGACTAATGAGCAGTACGTCGCGAACTGCAACCTCTCCGGTTGCCACATTAGCACCCCACCATCCATAGCCGATTTCGATGATACACAGATTCAGGATTCGATCCGCTCACTCAGCAGTACCCTGGCCGGATATCTGCTCTCAGCTCATATCCTGACCGGTGCCGATGAAGACTCAACTGAATACTACATTGACTCGACCGTCTCTGCTGATGCCGCACGCATTCTCTACAACTACCTCTTTGTCAAGAAGGATGGCTCACGCGGCATTCACAATGCCAACTACGCCGTGGTGCTCCTCACTGAGTCCGTCGATCGCTGGGACAGCATCCCGCAGGCATCATTTAGTGCGGACACCACTCAGGGCTGTGTCCAGCTGGCCGTCAACTTCACCAATACGTCGACCGGTGCGATCAACTCGTATAAATGGGATTTCGGAACAGATAATCTGGATAGCGCGATAACCCGCGACGCAGCGTTCACCTTCGTCAAGGCCGACACCTATCTGGTGAAACTGACCATCACCGGAATCGCTGGTCAGGATAGCTATACTCAGGTAATCATTGTTGATTCCATCCCGACCACCGATATCGTCGCCTCGGACTCGACTGTCGATGCCGGCGTCCCTGTCAACTTCACTCAGACATCGACCCACGCATCACGATTCCTGTGGGATTTCGGCGATGGACGGCTCGATTCCACTTCCACCAACCCCTCAATAAGTTATTCAGTGGCCGGGACTTTCGTGGTCCGCTTCACCGTGACAAACACCTGTTCGACTGCTACTGACTCAGTTTCAATCGATGTTGTCGTTCCTTGA
- a CDS encoding PorV/PorQ family protein — translation MKKNILIICFVLMLAVAAVAQDGNGGYAGAFFQVPVGARPTAMGGAYIAISNDGAGILFNPAGLSMLQRPLFATSYRFLQLDRKLGYATALFPVRGKSVLGGSWLYSGSGAVATRDRDGDLIGTEIEQQNHQFSIVFAKRFENYFSAGVKLNYLHSNFASMAAYSIGFDIGFMLHVDQLIDREKRDLMKVQDIQIGLSLRQLGMKYRWDTEKLPSELGGDAYAYEQDDEVPSDIGLGASARFFKRKLLLATDITKNLEQDIVPHVGAEYNLAKSFALRAGYGSSRATAGLGYLFKIGDNLLAIDYAFSTDRVEEGAEHIFSFDLLF, via the coding sequence ATGAAAAAGAATATACTGATCATCTGTTTCGTGTTGATGCTCGCCGTTGCCGCCGTGGCCCAGGATGGCAATGGTGGATATGCCGGCGCGTTTTTTCAGGTGCCGGTTGGCGCCCGCCCGACCGCTATGGGTGGCGCGTATATCGCCATTTCCAATGATGGTGCGGGGATACTGTTTAATCCGGCGGGACTGAGTATGCTTCAACGGCCGCTGTTTGCTACCTCGTATCGGTTCCTGCAGCTAGACCGCAAACTTGGTTACGCTACTGCACTCTTTCCGGTAAGAGGCAAGTCGGTATTGGGCGGGAGCTGGTTGTACTCGGGATCCGGCGCAGTGGCGACTCGTGATCGCGATGGTGACCTGATCGGCACGGAGATCGAACAGCAGAATCACCAGTTTTCGATCGTTTTTGCCAAGCGGTTCGAGAATTACTTTTCTGCAGGCGTGAAGCTGAACTACCTGCATTCCAATTTCGCAAGCATGGCGGCATATTCGATCGGTTTTGATATCGGCTTCATGTTGCATGTCGATCAATTGATAGACCGTGAGAAGCGGGACCTGATGAAGGTTCAGGATATTCAGATCGGTTTGTCTTTGCGTCAATTGGGGATGAAATATCGCTGGGATACGGAGAAGCTTCCGTCCGAATTGGGCGGCGATGCGTATGCGTACGAACAGGACGATGAGGTGCCATCGGATATCGGACTGGGAGCCTCGGCGCGGTTTTTCAAGCGCAAACTGCTTCTGGCTACAGACATCACCAAAAATCTCGAACAGGATATAGTCCCGCATGTCGGCGCGGAGTATAATCTGGCAAAATCGTTTGCATTACGTGCCGGATATGGCTCGAGTCGTGCGACGGCCGGGCTTGGGTATCTCTTCAAGATCGGCGACAATTTGCTGGCGATAGATTACGCTTTCTCCACCGACCGGGTAGAGGAAGGTGCGGAGCACATTTTCTCATTCGACCTCCTTTTCTAA
- a CDS encoding PorV/PorQ family protein, which translates to MKRLAVLTLLLVTMGIPASGTTVDGLAMMKIETGARPSGMGGSFVAIDRDPFAPAYNPANATGADKFMVSFGHIEYWENVRLETGYFAAPLKGRWSVHGGIKYASLGNIEIREFPTTDPDAFAETNDISLKAGLSYRFSDKVSAGFGTGWFIEKIEAWRGSAWNTDIGILVEPNAVWKVGASATNLGGDFYLEKTGKPGSRDISLPTTYRVGTSYRYQKYLGALDLVVIDDEMHAHLGGEARLQEALALRAGYMTNYDSKGITAGASFTHRNLTIDYAFVPYSNDLGTTHLFNFTIEL; encoded by the coding sequence ATGAAACGTCTGGCAGTACTGACATTGCTCTTAGTGACCATGGGAATTCCCGCGTCGGGCACGACGGTGGATGGACTGGCGATGATGAAGATCGAGACCGGGGCGCGGCCATCGGGGATGGGCGGCAGTTTTGTTGCGATCGATCGCGATCCATTCGCTCCGGCCTACAATCCGGCCAATGCAACCGGCGCCGACAAGTTTATGGTCAGTTTTGGGCATATTGAGTACTGGGAGAACGTGCGGTTGGAAACAGGGTACTTTGCGGCGCCACTCAAGGGACGTTGGTCCGTGCATGGCGGGATCAAGTATGCCTCGTTGGGGAATATCGAGATCCGCGAATTTCCGACGACCGACCCGGATGCATTTGCGGAGACAAACGATATATCATTGAAAGCGGGATTGTCCTATCGGTTCAGCGACAAGGTGTCGGCCGGATTTGGCACTGGCTGGTTTATCGAGAAGATCGAGGCCTGGCGCGGATCGGCCTGGAATACGGATATCGGAATATTGGTGGAGCCGAATGCGGTATGGAAAGTAGGGGCCTCGGCGACTAATCTTGGTGGGGACTTTTATCTGGAGAAGACCGGGAAACCGGGTTCGCGGGATATTTCGCTGCCGACGACCTATCGAGTGGGAACATCATACCGCTATCAGAAGTATCTCGGTGCGCTTGATCTGGTTGTTATTGATGACGAAATGCACGCCCATCTGGGGGGAGAAGCTAGATTGCAGGAGGCACTAGCGCTCCGTGCAGGATACATGACAAATTACGACAGCAAAGGGATCACGGCGGGAGCATCGTTTACGCACCGTAACCTGACGATCGACTATGCGTTTGTCCCGTATTCGAATGATCTGGGAACGACACATCTTTTCAATTTCACCATAGAACTGTGA
- a CDS encoding isocitrate/isopropylmalate dehydrogenase family protein yields MSKYKIAWLPGDGVGNDVMEAAKIVLDKMHFDAEYIHGDIGWEFWSKEGNPLPDRTIELLRNTDCALFGAITSLPKEESEGALIPSLQGKNLVYASPIVRMRQEFNLRTNLRPCKGYPGNPLNYKEGIDIVVFRENTEDLYVGIEFFPLPDEVREAVKKHNKKMGRFDKTPGNEIAVSLRVNTKTGCRNIIVDAFEFAKKEGRPHVTIVEKPNVIRETSGLMVRTAREVAKNYPGIELKEANIDAMCMWLLKNPFDYSVIVTSNMFGDIISDLCAQLVGGLGFAASGNIGDKYAVFEPTHGSAPKYAGRYKVNPIAMLLTLKLMFDWLGEKDKGVQLEAAIAAVIKEGKVRTYDMGGKNSSLEVAQAVAAKL; encoded by the coding sequence ATGTCTAAGTACAAAATTGCCTGGCTGCCGGGAGACGGAGTAGGCAATGATGTTATGGAAGCTGCAAAGATCGTGCTCGACAAGATGCACTTCGATGCCGAGTACATTCATGGCGATATCGGTTGGGAATTCTGGTCCAAGGAAGGGAATCCGCTTCCGGATCGGACGATCGAGTTGCTTCGGAATACGGACTGCGCACTGTTCGGCGCGATAACGTCGCTGCCGAAGGAAGAATCCGAGGGGGCGCTGATCCCGTCGTTACAGGGGAAAAATCTGGTCTATGCATCGCCGATCGTCCGGATGCGCCAGGAATTCAACCTTCGCACCAATCTCCGCCCGTGCAAAGGGTACCCGGGTAATCCGCTCAATTACAAAGAGGGTATCGATATCGTGGTTTTCCGTGAGAATACGGAAGATCTCTATGTCGGGATCGAGTTTTTCCCTCTACCCGACGAAGTGCGCGAAGCGGTCAAAAAGCATAACAAGAAAATGGGACGCTTCGACAAAACGCCGGGGAATGAGATCGCGGTGTCACTGCGTGTGAATACCAAAACCGGTTGCCGGAATATTATTGTCGATGCGTTTGAGTTCGCCAAGAAGGAAGGGCGGCCACACGTCACGATCGTCGAAAAACCGAACGTGATCCGCGAGACCTCGGGCCTGATGGTTCGGACGGCACGCGAAGTGGCAAAAAACTATCCGGGGATCGAACTGAAGGAAGCAAATATCGATGCCATGTGCATGTGGCTGCTGAAGAATCCGTTCGATTATTCGGTGATCGTTACTTCGAATATGTTCGGCGATATCATCTCCGATCTTTGCGCGCAGTTGGTCGGCGGACTTGGCTTTGCGGCATCGGGGAATATCGGCGACAAGTACGCGGTCTTTGAGCCGACGCACGGTTCGGCGCCGAAGTATGCCGGACGGTATAAGGTGAATCCGATCGCGATGCTGCTGACATTGAAGCTGATGTTCGACTGGCTTGGAGAGAAAGATAAAGGCGTGCAGCTCGAAGCGGCGATTGCGGCCGTTATCAAAGAGGGGAAAGTGCGGACATATGATATGGGTGGGAAAAACAGTTCGCTGGAGGTCGCGCAAGCGGTAGCGGCGAAGTTGTAA
- the iorA gene encoding indolepyruvate ferredoxin oxidoreductase subunit alpha yields MRELLSGNEAVARGAYEAGVALAVSYPGTPSTEILETLADVFPQVYSQWSPNEKVAFEVAIGASIGGGRALCTMKHVGLNVAADPFMTFAYTGVNGGFVIVSCDDPEMHSSQNEQDNRTYAKFAAIPMLNPSSSQESKDMLVTGFEMSEMFDTPVMLHMTTRISHAKGIVELNDVVAGPNKKFIKDPSKYVMIPTNARKRHVVVAERMEKLRHFAEETPFNVVENNGSKIGVITGGVSYQYTKEVAPDLDYLKLGMGFPLPMKKIEQFIKSHDRIFIVEELEPFWEEMIKAAGFLQVEGKKYFGALGELSPIRVAHGLKEAGVISSVTEPVYSAGDMFPRPPVLCPGCPHRGAFMALKKLGVAVTGDIGCYTLGVMEPLNALDTCICMGASIGNAIGMERVKGSEKGTVAVIGDSTFVHSGITGLLDAVWNQSNVTIIILDNRATAMTGGQQHPATGKTLMGADSPSLNLVELVKALGVKNVKELDPYDFDLVLNTIKTEMETPGPSVIITNRPCVLMPVRIMNEPYVVDSELCTACGACFRISCPAIAASHETNKHGHPKALIDETLCTGCTLCTQVCPPEAIMLKSHFVKA; encoded by the coding sequence ATGAGAGAACTATTATCCGGAAACGAGGCAGTGGCGCGCGGAGCATACGAAGCCGGAGTCGCGCTGGCTGTTTCCTACCCCGGTACTCCTTCAACGGAAATACTTGAGACTCTGGCGGATGTTTTTCCGCAGGTCTATTCGCAATGGTCCCCAAATGAAAAGGTCGCATTCGAAGTTGCGATAGGAGCTTCGATCGGTGGCGGACGAGCGCTCTGTACGATGAAGCATGTCGGCCTCAATGTGGCGGCCGATCCATTCATGACGTTTGCATATACCGGCGTTAATGGCGGGTTTGTGATCGTGTCGTGCGATGATCCGGAGATGCATTCCTCGCAGAATGAGCAGGATAACCGGACCTATGCCAAGTTTGCGGCGATCCCGATGCTGAATCCATCGAGCAGCCAGGAATCCAAGGATATGCTGGTGACCGGATTTGAAATGTCGGAGATGTTCGACACTCCGGTGATGCTGCATATGACGACGCGTATATCGCACGCCAAGGGGATAGTTGAACTGAACGATGTGGTGGCAGGACCGAACAAAAAGTTCATCAAAGATCCCTCGAAGTACGTGATGATCCCGACCAATGCGCGGAAGCGGCATGTGGTGGTGGCTGAGCGGATGGAGAAACTTCGGCATTTCGCGGAAGAGACACCGTTCAATGTGGTGGAGAATAATGGCTCGAAGATCGGCGTTATCACGGGCGGGGTTTCTTATCAGTATACCAAAGAGGTCGCACCTGATCTCGATTATCTGAAATTGGGAATGGGGTTCCCGCTCCCGATGAAGAAGATAGAGCAGTTCATCAAGAGCCACGACCGGATCTTCATTGTCGAGGAGCTGGAGCCGTTCTGGGAAGAGATGATCAAGGCGGCGGGGTTCCTTCAGGTAGAAGGAAAGAAGTATTTCGGCGCGCTGGGTGAGTTGTCACCGATCCGCGTGGCGCATGGCCTGAAAGAGGCGGGAGTGATCTCATCGGTTACGGAGCCGGTCTATTCGGCGGGAGATATGTTCCCGCGTCCGCCGGTGCTTTGCCCTGGCTGTCCGCACCGTGGCGCGTTCATGGCGCTGAAGAAATTGGGTGTGGCGGTGACGGGGGATATCGGCTGCTACACGCTTGGCGTGATGGAGCCGTTGAATGCGCTGGATACCTGCATTTGCATGGGAGCCTCGATCGGCAATGCGATCGGCATGGAACGGGTGAAGGGATCGGAGAAGGGGACTGTCGCGGTGATCGGCGATTCGACTTTCGTTCATTCGGGAATCACCGGGCTTTTAGATGCAGTCTGGAATCAGAGCAATGTGACTATCATCATTCTTGATAATAGAGCGACTGCAATGACCGGCGGACAGCAGCATCCAGCGACGGGGAAGACGTTGATGGGGGCTGATTCGCCGAGTCTGAATCTGGTCGAGTTGGTCAAAGCACTGGGGGTCAAGAATGTGAAGGAGCTTGACCCGTACGATTTTGATCTGGTACTGAATACGATCAAGACGGAGATGGAAACGCCGGGACCATCGGTGATCATTACGAATCGCCCGTGTGTGCTGATGCCGGTGCGAATCATGAATGAGCCGTATGTGGTGGATTCCGAACTGTGCACGGCGTGCGGCGCCTGTTTCCGGATCTCATGCCCGGCGATCGCCGCCTCGCACGAGACCAACAAGCATGGACATCCGAAAGCGCTGATCGACGAGACACTTTGTACCGGCTGCACGCTTTGCACGCAGGTTTGCCCGCCCGAAGCGATCATGCTCAAAAGCCATTTCGTGAAA